The genome window CCGCCGCCGGTGAGGACGATCCCGCGGTCCATGACGTCGCCGGACAGCTCCGGCGGGCACTTGTCGAGGGTCGTCTTGACCGCGTCCACGATCGCGTTGACGGGTTCCTCGATGGCCTTGCGGACCTCGGCCGCGGAGATGACCACGGTCTTGGGCAGCCCGGAGACCAGGTCCCGGCCACGGATTTCGGTGTGCTCGTCAGTGTCGAGGTCGTACGCCGAACCGATCGTGATCTTGATCTGCTCGGCCGTCCGCTCACCGAGGAGGAGCGAGTACTCCTTCTTGACGTACTGGATGATCGCGTTGTCCAGTTCGTCGCCCGCGACGCGGATGGACTGGGCGGTGACGATGCCGCCGAGCGAGATGACCGCGACCTCCGTGGTGCCGCCGCCGATGTCCACCACCATGTTGCCCGTGGCCTCGTGGACCGGCAGGCCGGAGCCGATGGCGGCGGCCATGGGCTCCTCGATGATGTGCACCTGGCGGGCGCCGGCCTGGGAGGACGCCTCGATGACGGCCCGGCGCTCAACGCCCGTGATGCCCGACGGCACACAGACGACGACCCGCGGACGAGCCAGATACCGCCGCTTGTGGATCTTCAGGATGAAGTAGCGGAGCA of Streptomyces cynarae contains these proteins:
- a CDS encoding rod shape-determining protein, with translation MSFIGRDMAVDLGTANTLVYVRGRGIVLNEPSVVAINTNTGGILAVGAEAKKMIGRTPGNIVAVRPLKDGVIADFEITERMLRYFILKIHKRRYLARPRVVVCVPSGITGVERRAVIEASSQAGARQVHIIEEPMAAAIGSGLPVHEATGNMVVDIGGGTTEVAVISLGGIVTAQSIRVAGDELDNAIIQYVKKEYSLLLGERTAEQIKITIGSAYDLDTDEHTEIRGRDLVSGLPKTVVISAAEVRKAIEEPVNAIVDAVKTTLDKCPPELSGDVMDRGIVLTGGGALLRGLDERLRRETGMPIHIAEDPLDSVALGSGKCVEEFEALQQVLDAQPRR